The proteins below come from a single Sorghum bicolor cultivar BTx623 chromosome 4, Sorghum_bicolor_NCBIv3, whole genome shotgun sequence genomic window:
- the LOC8085232 gene encoding S-(+)-linalool synthase, chloroplastic isoform X1 — translation MSAAPARIFSFSSVEPLLLAASPAAARNNSRQGRHRGDSIRPSSAAAANTLLLRNDIDLQEGLTDIQKILHQRQKNAREMMITIDNLKRLCIDHYFEEEIESAMSSTCMDLIHSDDLFDATLAFRLLREAGHDVSANDVLRRFTDDSGEFKLPLSMDIRGLLSLHDMSHLDIGGEVLLYKAKEFSSKHLASAIRYLEPSLAEYVRQSLDHPYHLSLMQYKARHHLTYLQSMPIRDTVVEKLAVAEFQLNKLLHQQEIQEVKRWWMDLGLVQEIPVVRDQVMKWYMWSMTAVQGCSFSRYRVEITKIIALVYVVDDIFDLVGTLEELSLFTEAVKVWNMAAADSLPRCMRSCYMALYTVTNEITDMVEKEHGLNHVNHLRKAWAVLFDGFMVEAKWLATEQVPTAEDYLRNGVVTSGVPLTFVHIFIMLGYDQSIEALIDQMPSVISCPAKILRLWDDMGSAKDEAQEGLDGSYMDFYLMENPRCGPSDVEAHMRNLIAREWEELNRECLCKRTFSSNLTQTCLNAARMISVMYSYNKEQRLLVLEDYARMLIL, via the exons ATGTCTGCTGCACCGGCACgcatcttctccttctcctccgtGGAGCCTCTTCTCCTTGCAGCTTCGCCGGCGGCAGCTAGAAACAACAGCCGGCAAGGCCGCCACCGTGGCGATTCCATCCGCCCTTCTTCGGCTGCAGCGGCCAACACGCTGCTGCTGCGTAATGACATCGACCTCCAG GAGGGATTGACAGACATCCAAAAGATTCTGCATCAACGTCAGAAGAATGCCCGGGAGATGATGATCACCATCGATAACCTCAAGCGCCTCTGCATCGACCACTACTTTGAGGAAGAGATCGAGAGCGCCATGAGCAGCACATGCATGGATCTCATCCACAGCGATGATCTCTTCGATGCAACACTTGCATTCAGGCTCCTGAGAGAGGCCGGCCATGATGTTTCAGCAA ATGATGTTTTACGGAGGTTCACTGATGACAGTGGTGAATTCAAGCTTCCTCTTAGCATGGATATCAGAGGGCTCTTGAGCCTGCATGACATGTCTCACCTGGACATTGGAGGCGAGGTGTTGCTCTACAAGGCAAAAGAGTTCTCAAGCAAGCACCTTGCATCTGCCATTAGGTACTTGGAGCCAAGCCTTGCAGAGTATGTGAGACAGTCTCTGGACCACCCCTACCATCTAAGCCTAATGCAGTACAAAGCTAGGCATCACCTCACCTATCTACAGAGCATGCCCATTAGAGACACTGTAGTGGAGAAACTAGCAGTTGCAGAGTTTCAGCTCAATAAATTACTGCATCAGCAAGAAATTCAAGAGGTTAAAAG ATGGTGGATGGACCTAGGATTGGTTCAAGAAATACCTGTGGTGCGGGACCAGGTGATGAAATGGTACATGTGGTCCATGACAGCAGTCCAAGGATGTTCGTTCTCCAGATACCGGGTTGAGATCACAAAAATAATCGCGCTTGTCTATGTTGTGGATGACATATTTGACCTTGTTGGCACATTAGAAGAGTTGTCCCTTTTCACGGAGGCCGTCAAAGT GTGGAATATGGCGGCTGCTGATTCACTCCCCAGATGCATGAGGTCATGCTACATGGCTCTTTACACGGTTACAAATGAGATCACAGATATGGTCGAAAAGGAGCATGGATTGAACCATGTTAATCATCTTAGAAAAGCA TGGGCAGTGTTGTTTGATGGATTCATGGTTGAGGCGAAGTGGCTAGCAACTGAGCAGGTTCCAACTGCAGAGGACTACCTGAGAAATGGTGTTGTCACATCAGGAGTGCCGCTTACATTTGTACACATATTCATCATGCTAGGGTATGATCAAAGTATCGAAGCACTTATTGACCAGATGCCCTCTGTCATCTCTTGCCCAGCCAAGATCCTCCGGCTTTGGGATGACATGGGTAGTGCAAAG GATGAAGCTCAAGAAGGATTAGATGGTTCATATATGGACTTCTATCTCATGGAGAACCCTAGATGTGGCCCTAGTGATGTTGAAGCACATATGCGAAACTTGATCGCAAGGGAGTGGGAGGAGCTGAATAGGGAGTGTTTATGCAAGAGGACATTCTCCTCTAACTTGACACAAACTTGCTTGAACGCCGCGAGAATGATCAGTGTCATGTACTCATACAACAAGGAACAGAGGCTTCTTGTCCTTGAGGACTATGCAAGGATGTTGATACTTTGA
- the LOC8085232 gene encoding S-(+)-linalool synthase, chloroplastic isoform X2, whose product MSAAPARIFSFSSVEPLLLAASPAAARNNSRQGRHRGDSIRPSSAAAANTLLLRNDIDLQEGLTDIQKILHQRQKNAREMMITIDNLKRLCIDHYFEEEIESAMSSTCMDLIHSDDLFDATLAFRLLREAGHDVSATDDVLRRFTDDSGEFKLPLSMDIRGLLSLHDMSHLDIGGEVLLYKAKEFSSKHLASAIRYLEPSLAEYVRQSLDHPYHLSLMQYKARHHLTYLQSMPIRDTVVEKLAVAEFQLNKLLHQQEIQEVKRWWMDLGLVQEIPVVRDQVMKWYMWSMTAVQGCSFSRYRVEITKIIALVYVVDDIFDLVGTLEELSLFTEAVKVWNMAAADSLPRCMRSCYMALYTVTNEITDMVEKEHGLNHVNHLRKAWAVLFDGFMVEAKWLATEQVPTAEDYLRNGVVTSGVPLTFVHIFIMLGYDQSIEALIDQMPSVISCPAKILRLWDDMGSAKDEAQEGLDGSYMDFYLMENPRCGPSDVEAHMRNLIAREWEELNRECLCKRTFSSNLTQTCLNAARMISVMYSYNKEQRLLVLEDYARMLIL is encoded by the exons ATGTCTGCTGCACCGGCACgcatcttctccttctcctccgtGGAGCCTCTTCTCCTTGCAGCTTCGCCGGCGGCAGCTAGAAACAACAGCCGGCAAGGCCGCCACCGTGGCGATTCCATCCGCCCTTCTTCGGCTGCAGCGGCCAACACGCTGCTGCTGCGTAATGACATCGACCTCCAG GAGGGATTGACAGACATCCAAAAGATTCTGCATCAACGTCAGAAGAATGCCCGGGAGATGATGATCACCATCGATAACCTCAAGCGCCTCTGCATCGACCACTACTTTGAGGAAGAGATCGAGAGCGCCATGAGCAGCACATGCATGGATCTCATCCACAGCGATGATCTCTTCGATGCAACACTTGCATTCAGGCTCCTGAGAGAGGCCGGCCATGATGTTTCAGCAA CAGATGATGTTTTACGGAGGTTCACTGATGACAGTGGTGAATTCAAGCTTCCTCTTAGCATGGATATCAGAGGGCTCTTGAGCCTGCATGACATGTCTCACCTGGACATTGGAGGCGAGGTGTTGCTCTACAAGGCAAAAGAGTTCTCAAGCAAGCACCTTGCATCTGCCATTAGGTACTTGGAGCCAAGCCTTGCAGAGTATGTGAGACAGTCTCTGGACCACCCCTACCATCTAAGCCTAATGCAGTACAAAGCTAGGCATCACCTCACCTATCTACAGAGCATGCCCATTAGAGACACTGTAGTGGAGAAACTAGCAGTTGCAGAGTTTCAGCTCAATAAATTACTGCATCAGCAAGAAATTCAAGAGGTTAAAAG ATGGTGGATGGACCTAGGATTGGTTCAAGAAATACCTGTGGTGCGGGACCAGGTGATGAAATGGTACATGTGGTCCATGACAGCAGTCCAAGGATGTTCGTTCTCCAGATACCGGGTTGAGATCACAAAAATAATCGCGCTTGTCTATGTTGTGGATGACATATTTGACCTTGTTGGCACATTAGAAGAGTTGTCCCTTTTCACGGAGGCCGTCAAAGT GTGGAATATGGCGGCTGCTGATTCACTCCCCAGATGCATGAGGTCATGCTACATGGCTCTTTACACGGTTACAAATGAGATCACAGATATGGTCGAAAAGGAGCATGGATTGAACCATGTTAATCATCTTAGAAAAGCA TGGGCAGTGTTGTTTGATGGATTCATGGTTGAGGCGAAGTGGCTAGCAACTGAGCAGGTTCCAACTGCAGAGGACTACCTGAGAAATGGTGTTGTCACATCAGGAGTGCCGCTTACATTTGTACACATATTCATCATGCTAGGGTATGATCAAAGTATCGAAGCACTTATTGACCAGATGCCCTCTGTCATCTCTTGCCCAGCCAAGATCCTCCGGCTTTGGGATGACATGGGTAGTGCAAAG GATGAAGCTCAAGAAGGATTAGATGGTTCATATATGGACTTCTATCTCATGGAGAACCCTAGATGTGGCCCTAGTGATGTTGAAGCACATATGCGAAACTTGATCGCAAGGGAGTGGGAGGAGCTGAATAGGGAGTGTTTATGCAAGAGGACATTCTCCTCTAACTTGACACAAACTTGCTTGAACGCCGCGAGAATGATCAGTGTCATGTACTCATACAACAAGGAACAGAGGCTTCTTGTCCTTGAGGACTATGCAAGGATGTTGATACTTTGA